The sequence below is a genomic window from Pelmatolapia mariae isolate MD_Pm_ZW linkage group LG9, Pm_UMD_F_2, whole genome shotgun sequence.
GCATGTGTTTCTTGGTCTTGTCGCTCCTCGTACAGGCGAGGTAGATTCTCTGGAGAGTCATGTTTGATCTGAGGGACTGTAAAGTGTTTTCAGACGCAGTGTTACAAGGATAAAAGAGGCGAACAAAGGATGTATGCCTGCACACGAGAATGCTTGTCCTGATGAAAGAGATGAGCTGTAAACAAATGCAGCTTGATCTACCATCCACCACAGATTTTCATTTCTCCACCAAAGCAGCATGGGAAATCCTCCCTCTGCTGTTATTCCCTTAACCGCCTGATCCAGGCTTCAACAGCCCCTTGTGTCACAAGAACTGCCACTTTCCACATTACATACCGCATTGTAATAACTGCAATTTGGTGCATATTGACTTTATGACTCACCAAAAACACATTAAGCCCTTAAGGATATGATTTAGAAATCAATAAATCCAGCCTAAGAATTTCATGCTTAAAGTATCCAAAAAAGGGGTTATTGCACAACATTTCTGTCAGAAATAATGTCACACCTCCTCCACCAGAACAATGAAGCATACATGAGCAGCCACAGACAGCAGCACACAAACAGTGAGGACTGTGTTTTTCTTGGGGGCTTTTCTACAGGTCCCATCTTGTTTTTGGTTCATGGGGTTATCATATTTGACCGTTGACCAGAGTGTGTGTGCCTTATCTCTAACAGGTCATTAAACTACAAGCACCAACCACAAGCCTTGTCACAATCAGGAAAGCATGCTTTCTAATCTCAAGAGGTTTCCATAATAGAGCTGTACTTTAAGAATCTCAGATCTCCTTGTCAAACACATGAAAAGGATGTGTTTTAACGCAAGAAATTATGGGGAAATGGGTATGTTTAAATATGCAGACATACATGGCAAtgcagtatataaggcaaaaacagtgtTTGTACAATTCCAACTTTAACATTGAGCTTTAAAGGCTATGTTTGGTATTACCACCTTTAGTCTATTTGATATTGCatggtgtttttctgtgttcattATTCCATTAATTTGGAGCAGATCCCCAACACCAAAGGCTGAAATGCAGcgccaaaccatgacagagcatccaccatgttttacagtgTCTTCCTCTTTTCGGACCTCATCTGTACATGCTGACAACCACTTGGAATCATCAttccataagacctgttgcgACTGATTttaagtccagttcttgtgtaatttagcACGCCTTAGCTCCCGAGCTCACTTCCTTAAGAAGGATGGCTGTCagtggcttcttgacagccatccttccactgagaccatttctgatgaggcttgaAGGAGCAGTATTGGATCAACTTGAATTGGACggctaaaaaaacccaaacaaacctATGTTTCTCTGAAAACGTtgaggtacaaggactggattgaaaatgattgaaaaagcACCCAATGGCCATCAAAAAAACTCCAGAAAGCCTTGAGAACTATTCCTTAACATctctttaaaaattacaatcaagTCTGGTTCATTGGAGGCAAAATAAGAAGAAATGAAGTGTGGCCCAAGacatttgcacagcactgtgaaTGCTGACATGTATCTACTAAATAAATTCGGTTAATGAGAGAACGGAGAGGATGGGCACGTGATGCACGGATAAAATGCAGAGCTCTAAAAGGAGCAAACAACAGCTCATAACTGCGAGTTAAATCTCTCCTAAACAAAAACTTatatttacattcatttttcCTAACATCCAATGAAGCTGCATCGCTTGAGACAACATTTGTAAAGCCAGGTTCGTTAAATAATTACAATCATGCAGTGTTTATATGTGTGATTACTAGCTTGCAGTCTTCAGGGCTTTTGTAAGCTGAATTTAGCAACAATCAAGTCAAAATTATTTTAGTTAAAAACTAAACCCAGGAgtcaactgaaataaaaataaggggaaaaaatccaaaagaggAATGTAAAGTTTATATTTGTAATCACTGTCATATAAACTTATAACTACAGCAAACACTTACTTTGATCCTTAGTGGCTACTCAGCTTTGAAGAGATAAGAAAAAGTGCAATGGGCTCCCTTGAGAAATATGGAGCTCACTGTTGAATGGACAACATCCGTGTCATGGTTAGTATGCAGTGAAGAAATGACACATTACAGCTCTTTCTTTTTAAGGTTCACAACTTGTATGACATCATGGTAAACATCTTGACAGATGGCCTGTGGGACCTCAGAGGAGCTCACAGCGTTCTGTGTTTATTTCAACAGGAAATGAGCTCAACCATGGAAGTTAAAAATGTGAGAACTCCATAAATGGGATTGACGAGTAAGAAGCAAAAAGAAAGTAACAGCACTGCAAAGACTGTGAGCAGCACTTAATCTGCACACGCTGATGCTCTTGGCTGCGAAAGAAAGAGCAGTCCCCGAGAGGGCCTTGGTAATCTGTGTGTCTCTATGACAGAGCATTTTCCATGCTCTTCAGATAAGCAGTGCGAGGCAGTACAAGGTAGCTCACAGAGCAAACACAAATTTAGAGCCAAGCACAAAGTGGCCTCTAATGTCTCTTTGAGTGGAAATCATGaacaacattccaacttcccaaTGACATATTACAACACAAACCACGAGGTGGAGTGACAACATTTTCAGTCGTTAGAGACTATTTGGTGAAAAAATTTGAAAATTGGCACGTGAGAGTTGACTATAAATCAGAAACAAAACCTCTGGTTTGACTTGGAGTGGACCCAGAACAAAAACTAGTGCTGCTTTATTCCAGATGACCTACATTTATATTCTGGCCAAGACCTTTTGCTGCATCACCTCCTTGTAAACCGGTAACTTAAACTAGCTGGTCCCAGAGGGGAAGTCCCAGCTCGTAAACGTTATGGGTGTGCTTCTAGTTCATATTTGAAACTGTCAGAGTCAGTCAAGTCCAGCTCAGTCTCATAGGTGCCATTAATGAGCAGACTCAGGCAAAAAGTATGCAACATATGCACCAATATGAAAATCTATACTCTCAAACATGTTCATAGCAACAAAGCCCAACGAACAAAGCAGCACCAAATATTAAGTGAACAAGATCACCCTGATGTTCTAACTTAAAGCAATAAAACCATAACACACCCAAAgatttaaatacacacaggtacaGAGTTTATGGGcaaacacacagatacaaataAATGCACACTTGGATGCACAAATAAGCCTGGTGAGTAATATTTCTTTATGCCAAAGCATTGCTCAACACAAGTGGGGTCTATTAAATGAACCATGTGTCTTCAATCAGGCCCGCCTGCTTTAACTGAGAACACGGTCAAATGAAAATCCAACTTCCCCTCACTCGCAGACTGAAACACACTCCAGTGGTACAGATTCTCTGGTATACAGTCAGTCCGGGATAAACAAATGAGTTCCAGGTTAGTAATCAAGCTAAAAGGCTGAAATTAAGTGTAGCTGTTTCATTGCCATCTCAGGCTTCGACCACGGAAGTGTCCGTGcataattaataaaattaacCCTTGTAATGTCCTTGGGATTTCCATACATCCTGGGGTCAAAAATAACCCCAGGACAACACAAGGGTTAACCCAGAGAATCTGGATGGTTTTCCATTTAAAGCCGTGGCTCTCAGTCTTTTTGTGGCATGCACCATTTCAgaataatgattaaaaaataaatttgccCCCACCTTCCACAATTTTCTTTCACTAACAATAAATAACAACTTGAATATTATTTAAAGGTCAGCATAATAGCAATGACAAActattacattttcttttcctaattaaaaaaatgtttataattTATTCAGATTCACTAGTTTAAAGCTAGTCTATTCATCTTTGAACTCAGACATTACCTGTATTATAGTAAACTAAAAAGGACATCAGCAGCATCGGTGTTATGGATGGGCGCCGTCCAAAAATGTCACTGTGCCTGATTCTACTGATGGACTTTTACAACTATAAGTAAAATTAAGCCATGTGATTTGGTAAAGAAATTACACTGCTGACAGGAAGTCAGCGACCCCTTATCGATGTCTCTTTGGAACTAATAAAAACTGTCATCAGCTCATGAACCCACTTTAAAGTCACAAAACCAATTCACTACTGTTTGTTTATTATGAACCAGTTCATGATGTGGTTGTAGAATATAAAGATGGCATCAGTCATCTCACTTTTTCATAAAAGGACAAATTGAGCCTAATTTCCACATTTCAAAGCTGCTTGCTTGTTCAGTATTTCTACTGTAGGCCAAACTGGAGCCAGTAATGTCCAAAAGACTGACTAATGCAAGCATGTAAAACTAGTGATAATGTGGAATCCACTGACTGGTGCagggtgtgtttttgtgctggaggaatcaaatatttaaaataagaagaattGACTCAGTCATACTTTAAGGCAATGAAAAGTGTGTTTGGATTACAGCACAGGCATCTTACCTTCATTACCAGGCTGGAGGTCTCTCTCCATATTTATAATGTGTTTTTCGAGAGTCTCACAGATTCCCCTCAGTCCTCCAATGTCTTGTGCATGAGCTCTTACTGTACCGTTCAGCTGATTCACACAATTCCACAAACCAGTGACGTGCATGTTCAGCCCCTCTTTGATGCTCTGGAGATTACTGGAGATAGGATCCAGCTTGCTGCATAAATTCTCCACATTAACAATACGACTGCCCATGTCGGCAATCTCCTTCTCTACATCTTGTGCTTTTTCCCTGCATTGATCGGCCTCGGCTTCCACCTCCCTGCCCAGCTCATCTAGTCGCTCTCTTAGTTTCTGGTGCTGGGCCTTGTGGAGCTCCAAAAGATCCCTGGCCTCCTGTTCAGTTTCCATTTTAACCTGATCCCAGCTAGAGTTAAAGCGTCTGAGAGTCTGAGACTGCTGGTTCTCTAGTTGGCCCACACTGCCTTTAAGGTAGCTTAATTCACCCTTTACATTCTCAATGACATTGCTGTAGTTGAGGAGTTGCCCCTCCAAAGCTGTGATGGCACTTTTCTGGACTATCAGATTAGTCTCCATAGCATCTACAGAGTTTTTGAAACTGTGGAAGTCTTGCTTGAGGTTTTCAACAACAGTTACATGATCTGTGCACTCTTTTGAGCACTTTTGGTTCAAAAGATCGAGTCTATTCTCCAGAATCTGAACGGAGTCCTTTAGAGTGTTCATGTCTCTCTGCTGAACATCAGGACTCTCTGGCTCACCACCAGATGGGGAGTTGGAGGTTGTTTTAATCAACAGAGCTGAGAGTCTGTCCTCCATGGAGGACAGTTCATTGTCCATGGTTTCCCTCAGGTCTTTGAcaacttcttccctttcttttctCAACTTCTCCTCTACAAAGTGGCTTAGTGCAATTAAAGACTTCTCTGTGGTGTTCAAACGAACTTCAAAGTGTTCCAGCTGAGCCAGAACAGAGTCAGATACTTGCTTTTCATTCCCTGGAACAGACAGCTTGGTTTTAAGGTCTTGGATCTCATTGCGGAGGTCAGTTTCCTTTGAATCCATGAGCTCAGCCAGACTGAGGTAGTTGGCTTCCTGTCCTTCACAATGTTCCTGAACTGACAGAATTTTATAATCACAAGAGTTCTTCAAATCTGCCATTTTAATATCCATTCCCTCCATCAACTCATCTCTCAGGGCGCTGATTTTATCGTCCAGGTAGGCCCGCAGGTCTGCATCATCTATAGAAGGAGCAGAAGAAGCCGTGGACAGAGGGGTCTGGGCATCCATTAATAGACGAATTTGTCCATCATGATGGTTAACGCGACCCAGCAGCTCATCCAAGGTATTGCGCTTGGACTCAAGATCATCTGTGACCTGGTTAATCTTGTTCATGACATCCTCCATTGGTGTTGTGCTGTGATCAAAAGAGAAGCCTTGTACCTGAATGGTTTCGGTCCCTGCACCCTGTGCACTGGCAGGCTGTCTGAGGTTATTCAGCAGTGTAGCCAGCATTTTACTGGCATCCTCCTGGAAATCCACTCTCAGGTTCGAGGACAGGTCTGTCATTCTTGCTTGCATGTCCAGAACCATCTGCGATAGTCGCTGCACTTCCTCCTCCAGGTGTTGGGAGCTTTGAGATTCTTTTTGACCATGTTGTGTTCTGTGACCTGTTTGACCTCCAAATTGCCCCTGCCCTCTCCGCGGATGGTTACTCTGGCCATCTGTTCACGGTTTTGGAATTGGAGCAATAAAATTAAAGCGAGATGGTTAGCAAAGCATTTTAAACAGTTTCATTTTATCTTGTATATTTTAATGCAAGACTTTCTTATGTTACAGACAAGTCTTTCACCATATGGGGCTGGAAAATGTCCAGAGGCAGCTGGAGCTTGAGGCAAACGC
It includes:
- the emilin2b gene encoding EMILIN-2, producing the protein MKRGLLLIHLLVVFPLITGSPFQYNMFQGNAYSGAETRQRNKNWCAYVVHKNVSCAVVGGTESFVQPEVLPCPPELPNCAQQVIYQTHFRPTYKIAYKTVTELAWRCCPRYQGHDCMELKDTQPVQTERLPQAPAASGHFPAPYGERLSNHPRRGQGQFGGQTGHRTQHGQKESQSSQHLEEEVQRLSQMVLDMQARMTDLSSNLRVDFQEDASKMLATLLNNLRQPASAQGAGTETIQVQGFSFDHSTTPMEDVMNKINQVTDDLESKRNTLDELLGRVNHHDGQIRLLMDAQTPLSTASSAPSIDDADLRAYLDDKISALRDELMEGMDIKMADLKNSCDYKILSVQEHCEGQEANYLSLAELMDSKETDLRNEIQDLKTKLSVPGNEKQVSDSVLAQLEHFEVRLNTTEKSLIALSHFVEEKLRKEREEVVKDLRETMDNELSSMEDRLSALLIKTTSNSPSGGEPESPDVQQRDMNTLKDSVQILENRLDLLNQKCSKECTDHVTVVENLKQDFHSFKNSVDAMETNLIVQKSAITALEGQLLNYSNVIENVKGELSYLKGSVGQLENQQSQTLRRFNSSWDQVKMETEQEARDLLELHKAQHQKLRERLDELGREVEAEADQCREKAQDVEKEIADMGSRIVNVENLCSKLDPISSNLQSIKEGLNMHVTGLWNCVNQLNGTVRAHAQDIGGLRGICETLEKHIINMERDLQPGNEGAPVRVFDTRQPQGSSKGPKVFAGPMNTSLSELPVMETGEAGPPGEMTSSKLPKGTDGIMMPVQGFAGAPASPQKPTDILQTRTHVSSDVSMPLRPPPLKRVMASGEKVSFSAGLTLPPFQGVVGIIRFNEVLVNDGGHYDPQTGIFTAPMDGRYLVTAVLTPEQGEKVDAILFVSSRSIQRLNSAGFMSGVTAPHSHELCNCTSSTSASLILSLRRGDQVRLVLKAGKLAVSASSEVVSSFSAALLYPSTSKR